Genomic window (Candidatus Baltobacteraceae bacterium):
CGTCGTCTTTAACTTTGCCCTTGATGCTGGGGTTCTGGGTGACCGCCAGCGCCGCTTCGGCTTTCTGGTAGATCTCCGGCGGAATGATCTTGTAGTCGAGCACCGCGACCTGCTTGAGCACCGCTTCGGCTTGATCGGGATTCTTGACGTTGGGGAGCTCGACGAGAATGCGATCGGTGCCGACGTTGCTGATCGACGGCTCGGCGACGCCGAGGCCGTTGATACGCCGGTCGATCACTTCACGGGTCTGCGCCTGCACTTGACTCGTGATTTGCGGCACGTCGGCGGTGGGGTAGAGCTGCAGCAAGAGCCGCGCTCCGCCTTGCAGATCCAAGCCGAGGTGAATCTTGGACTGGATCGGCGTAATCTGCCAGATCGATAGTCCCGTAAGAGCGAGAATGACAAGCGCCTTGATGGGCGTTTTGAGCTTATTCCAGGTCATGGCATCCGAACGGTAAGAGGGCAAGCAAACGGCCCTGGGCGGTGAGGCCCGCCGGGCCGGTGGACTTTAACCGTACAAGTTTATCCGGCCTCCCCAAGGGTGTCAAATGGCCGCCTAAAGGTCGGAAGGGGCACGAGTAGACACGTGCGACCGGCTCCGGATATACTTGGGATATCCATGGCTCACAAACGCGCGAGCGGCGCAATCTCTACGATCCTCGACCGCTGGGGAAACAGCCTGGGGCTGCGGCTCCCGAAGGGCGTCGCAGAAGCAGTCGGCCTCGCTGAGGGCGACCGCGTCTATCTCGAGGTCGAAAACGGGGCCGTGGTCGTACGGCGTGCGAAGCCGACATATACGCTCGAAGAGCTGCTCGACGGTTTGACGCCGGACATGCTTCACGGTGAAGTCGACACCGGCGAACCGATCGGCAAAGAAGACGTCTGGTAGTTTGGGCTACATTCCCGATCGCGGCGACATCGTCCGCATGAGTTTTTCGCCGCAAGCCGGGCACGAACAGGCGAATCGCCGTCCTGCGCTGGTTCTCAGTCCGAAATCGTATAACGGCACCGTCGGGTTGGTTATCGTCGTCCCTATAACGTCAAAGATGAAAGGCTATCGGTTCGAGGTCGCCCTTCCAACATCGCTGGAAACACAAGGTGCCGTGCTGTCCGACCAGCTCGAGAATCTTGACTGGCGCGCGAGAGATGCCGTTTTTGAGGAAACTGCACCGGAGGCAGTTCTCGATGAGGTGACGGCGCGCGTCGCAGCACTCTTGGCAATACGCTAGGCACTACGCGGCGATGATCTCGCTCGGGTTCAACGTTAGCTCGCCTGGCAGCTCCCCGTACGAAAAGACGTCGACGCGTACGCCCGAGCGCATCAGGAAATCGGCGAGCAGTGGCCGCAACGCGGCCGTACACACGATCGACGCGCCGTCGCGCGAGCGCCCCGCGACGTAGCGGCCGATCTGCTCGCGCAGCGCCAGCGCCGTTGACGGCGACGCCGCGTCGGTTCCACCGCGGCTCCACGCCGAAACCAGCGTTCGTTCGAACTCGGGGTCGAAGATGGCCGGCTCCAGCGTTGCGACGGCGCGCCGTCGCAAGAGCTCGGGGATGACGACGCGGCGCGCGGCTTCCGCCAACTCGTTTGCGTCGCGCGATCCCGCTTCCAACATCGCTTCGAGGACGCGCACCGGATCGCGGGGCCACACCATTTCGCGCAGCAACAACGAAAACGCACGATGCACCGCCGCGAACGGCAGCGACTCCGTACCAATTTCTTTGATGACCGACGGAACGCTCGCGCGCAAATGCTCGAACAGCGTCTGCAACTCTTGACGTCCGACCAGTTCGGCTGCGTGCGCGCGCGCGACTTCGGCCAAATGCGAACCGAGTACGGAGATCGGATCGAAAACCAGCGCGCCCGCCGCCGATGCGGCGTCGGCCCGTTCGACGGAAATCCACGCCGCCGGTAAGCCATAGACGGGCTCGGGCTCAACGCCCACGCCCAAGCGGCGCAACACCGCTTCTTCAGCCACGGCGAGCCGGCACTCCAGTCGAAGCGCGCCTTGAGCAACCAGCCGGTCGCGGACGCGAATGCCGTACGTCGCGGCTTCTCGTGCAAGGTCGTCGCGTAGCCGAACGCCGGGAAGAACGATGCCGATATCGGCCGCCAACGCTCGTCGCACCTCACCGATACGGTCGAGCAGCGCATCGGCGTGCGGCGGCACCAGCAGATGCGCGAGATCCGCGCCGACGTCGATGGATACCGCGTCGACGCCGACCAATCCGAGCGCAAGCTCCGGGCGCCGCATCGCTTGGCGGCGCGCACGTTCGCGCGACGCAGCCGTTTCGTCGTCGCTGCGCGTGCGATGCCGCTGCGCAAGCCACGCGAGTACGAACGCCATTAGACCGAGCAGCGCAAAGAGCGGCCGCGGAAGCGCCGGAACAAAACTCAGTGCGAGCAGCAGCACCCCGACGCTGCGCAGCACGTCGGGGCGCGAGCACAACTGCGCGGCCAGATCCGATCCCAGCGCACCCTCGGACGCGACGCGCGTCACCATCATGCCCATTGCGGTGGAGATCAAGAACGCCGGCAAAGTCGTCACGAGCGCGTTGCCGATCGAGAGCAGGGCGAACCTGTTGAGCGCATCCACTGCAGTTAAACCATGATAGGCAATGCCCACGATGACGCCGCCCGCGAGATTGAGCGCGACGATGACCAACGCCGCGACGGCGTCGCCTTTGACGAACTTTCCGGCGCCGTCCATCGCACCGTAAAAGTCGGCCTCGCGCTGCACGGCCGCGCGCTTGCGGCGCGCCCCCGCGGCATCGAGCACGCCGGCGTGAACGTCCGCATCGATGGCCATTTGCTTCCCCGGCATGGCATCGAGCGTGAAGCGCGCGGCGACTTCGGCGACGCGCTGCGAGCCACTGGCTATCACCACGAACTGGATCGTCACGAGAATCGCGAACACGATGATGCCCACGACGAGATTGCCGTTCACGACAAAGGCGCCGAACGCCGGAACGATGGCGCCCACCGCGCCCGGCGTCGCTCCTTGCGTAAGAATCAATCGCGTCGCCGAGACGTCGAGGGACAATCGAAACAGCGTCGCGACGAGCAGAGCCGGCGCGAACGCACTGAACTCCAGCGGGTCCTCGACGGTGACCGAAAGCAGCAGGACGAGCGCGGATGCAAAGATGTTCACGCCCAGCAGCACGTCGAGCAGCCACGGCGGCAACGGCACGATCAAAATCCCGACGATCGCCAGAAGCACGCCTGCGAAGGCGTAGACCGGAAGCCGGGTCACGTGCGCAGCAATCCGGCGCGGAACAGCGCCGCCACGACTTCGGCAACCGCGACGAAATGCGCGCGGTCGATCGGATCGCCGACGCGTCCGTCGCGATAGAGCGCTCGCGCCAACGGTACGTTCTCGACGACCGGTATGCCCCTGGCCGCCGCTATGGCCCGCACGCGACCGGCGGCATCGCCGGCGGCGCGCACGAGAATGGTCGGCACCGCCACTAGCGGCGGTTCGTACTGCAACGCCACCGCCACGTGCGTGGGATTTGCAATCACGAACGACGCCTTTCCCACGTCGTCGACGCAACCGCGCAGCAGCGAACGATGCAGCGCCCGGCGGCGTCCGCGCTCGAGCGGATCGCCTTCTTGTTCCTTGGCTTCGCGCTTGCGATCGTCGAAACTCATGCGCAGTTTCTGCAGCCACGTTCGGCGCGCCGCGCCATATTCGGCGACGGCAAATGCGGTTCCGACCGCAAACGCCGCGATCGCTACGCGTTGGGCCGCGTTCCAAACGCCGGCCGCAACCCCGGCCACGGACCCCGCAGCGATTGCTTCGCGTGCGGCGGCTTGCAGCGCCGGAACCATCGCGCATCCTGCCAGTGCGAAGGCAGCTCCCGCGCGAAATCCGTGACCGAGCGTCTCGCGCGAAAACATGCGCTTACATCCCTCTATTGGATTGAGCCGTTCCACCTTCGGAAGCGGAAAGATAAACAAGCCGCCCCCGTTCTGCGCGATCGCAACGACGCTGCCGGCGAGCGCCGCAGCGGCAATTGGCAGCAGCGCAACGCCGAGCACGGCCATCGAATCGACCTCTCCATTGCCGGCCGCAGCGCGCGCGATGGATCGGGAAGCCAGTGCTCCTAGCAGCGGCGCGCTCGCAACGAGCGTTAGACCGGCGGCGAGAAACGCCGCATTCGCGCCGAGCTCGGAACACCGCGCGACGTTGCCCTCGCGCCGCGCCTTTTCCAGACGCTGCGGCGTCGCGTCAAACGGCTTCTCCGATTCGTCGCTCATCGAACCGGCAGCGCAAGCAATGGATGTCCCGCGCGCGCGGCGAGAATCGGCACCGCGCACACCGTCGCGATCAGCACCGCCGCGAACGCGAGCGGAAATGCAAGCGTGATGCTTCCGAAACGTGGAACCGCGCGAGAGAGAGCCCCCAGCGCGATCTGCACCGCAAATGCCAAACCGATGGCCGGCGCGGCCACCCCGGCCGCGCTGATCGCAATCGTTGCGGCCAAGCTCGCGAGATACGGCATCCAGGCGTGCGCGTCGAACGGAACGCCCGGCGTAAGTCGCGAGAAACTCATTGCAAACCACCAAATCGTGGGTCGGTAGGCGCCCAACAGGAAGAACCCGCCGGTGAATGCGAGCGACCAAACGCGTCCGAAGCCCGAAGGAGCGACGATTTGCGCGCTCGGCGCGAAGGCTTTGACGCCGGCATAGTCGTCGACGGTCCGGCCCCCGGCGTAGGCCGCGTCGTACAATAAAGACGCCGCGGCGCCGACGATCGCGCCGAGCAAAAGTTCGGTCGCAAACGCGAGCGCAAAACTCAGTTCGTCACGCGGAACCTTCGCGGCGCTAACGCCCGGTGCAACGGACAACGTCAAAAACACGGCGAGACCGGCGCGCACGGGTGCCGGAACGCTCGGGTGTGAAAAGCCGGGTGCGCGGAATGCGAATCCGGCGCAACGCGCAAAGACGAGCGTCCCGGTCGCCAGTGAATCGCTCACGAACCGGAGACGAGGGCGGGAATCGCGTCCAACGCGCGATCGAACAGACCGGCCAACGCGTGCATTGCGAAGGATCCGAAAATCGCAACCGTAATGCCGACCGCAATCGCCTTCGGCAGCAAGGTCAATGTCTGTTCCTGCACTTGCGTGGCAGCCTGCACCACCGCCACGGCCGTACCGACCAGCGCCGAGACGGCCAGCATCGGCAACGCGATCAACGCCGTTGTGAACAGCCCGTCGCGAACCAGAGCGTCGAAAGCTTCCATCGCGCCGATCGTACGGTGCGATGGTGACGCAATCGTTAGCGAATTATGACGGTTCGCTTACGGCGCAAAGGTCCGAGCGAACAGCGGTCGCCAGGCGCTGGCGGCGAGCAGCGACGATACGATGGCGCGCGTGGCCGGTGATTTGTTGAGCGTATAAAAATGGATGCCGGGCACGCCGCTCTGAAGCAGCGCGACGGCCTGCATCGACGCGTACGCGACGCCGAGGGCTTCGACTGCTTCGGCGTCACCTTTGCGCAGCTCCATCTCGACGCGCAGTTTCGGCGGGATCGTCGCACCGCACATCGCCACGAAACGCTTGATCTGCTCGAAGTTGGTAATCGGCATGAGCCCTGGGAGTATCGGAGCCGTCACGCCCATCGCTCGAGCGCGGCGCTCGAACCCGAAGAACGCATCGTTATCGAAAAAGAGTTGCGATACGAGAAAGTCGGCGCCGGCATCGACTTTTTCTTTAAGGCGCGCGAGGTCGACGTCCATGCTCGCGGCCTCGGGATGCTTCTCGGGATAGCACGCCGCACCGATGCAGAAATCGTAGTTTCGGCGCAACATGGCGATCAACTCGGTCGCGTGGCTGAAACCGCCCGCCGGAGCGACGAACTGCTCCTCTCCCTTCGGCGGATCGCCGCGCAGGGCAAGAACGTTTTCGATGCCGGCGCGAGCGAGATCGTCGAAGAGCGCGCGCAGCTCCGCGCGCGTGGAACCGACGCACGTCACGTGCGCTACCACCGTCAGGCCGATCTCTTGCTGGATCTTCTTCGCGAGCGCAACCGTCCGCGCGCGGGTCGAACCGCCCGCCCCGTAAGTGATGGAGACGAATGCCGGCCGCAACGGCTGCAGCGCCGAGATGGCATCGATAAGCTGGCGCGAACCGTCCTCGTCCTTCGGTGGAAAGAACTCGAACGAGAAGAACGGCCGCATCGAGGCCAGCGCCTCGCTAATTCGCATCGGCCATTTCTTTAACGAAAGCCGCCGACTACGCCTGCGGAATCGACTGTGCGTAGCGAAAGACGTCGTCCGGATCGTATTTTCGCTTTACTTCTTTTAGCCGCGCAAGACTCTCGCCGTAGTATTGCTGCTGCCAGTCCGAAAGGTTGGGATCGGCATAGCCTTGGTACGCACTCCCGGAAAGCCACGGCCGCACCGATTCGTACGTCGCCTGGGTCCAGGCTATATTCGCGTTGGCTACCGAATCGCTGGATCCAGGTTTCCATCGCGATTGGTACTGCACGACGTAGCGAATGTCGCGGTGCGCGAACGCCGCCGCGCTCGGCGGCCGCGCGATCGCGCCTCCCGCCGTTTCAAACGCGATCTTGCCGACGTTGACCGCGCCTTGGAAATCCGCCGGCGTCAATACCGGATCGGCTTGACGCCGCGCGATCGCTTCGACGAGTGCTTCGAACGCTTGCGCCGGCCACGTCGCCCGAATCAGGTCCGACTTAGCGTAGAAACTGGGCCGCGGGAGCGCCCCATTTGGCGAGACCCCCGCGTACTTACATTCGTCGGCTCGCAGCCCCGCACAAATCGGTTCGCGCATGGTGGAAAGATACGGCGCCGTCACGACCGTTGTCGCGCTGGGTTTGACGCCGGCAGCGGTCAGCAGCGCTTCACCCAGCGCACGGGCACCTCGCTCGTTGCCCGCATACGTCAACTCGATAACGACGCTCCCGCCATCACTGGGCGAGCCCGTATGAATTTCGGTCCAGCAATGCGCGCGGTCGGGAAGAGCGGTTACCCATTGCTGAAACGCCGTCATCACGCGCACGCCGCTCGCGAGCGGAAACGTGTAGACGATCTCGGTGAACGGCATGTCGACCGGATGCAAGCGCCCCGTCAACTCGACGACGGCACCGAAGTTCCCGCCGCCGCCGCCGCGACACGCCCAAAATAGATCGGCGTTTTGCCGTTGATTGGCTGTAATGAGGTCGCCCGCGGCGGTAACGAGTTTCAACTCAGTGATGTTGTCGCAGGTGAGTCCGTACAGGCGCGAGAGCCGTCCGAATCCACCGGCCGCACTGAGTCCGCTAAGCCCGACGGTTGGGCACGTTCCGGCCGGCAAGGTCATCCGCGTCGGCCAAAGCGCCGTGTAAAGCGGCAGGTTCGTCTGACCCGCGCCGAAGGTCGCTTCTTGCCGCGCCCGATCCGCTCGAACGTACGCGAGCTCCGACACGTCGACGATCAATCCGGTGGTTGCGGAGAATCCGGCAAAACTGTGGCGCCCGTTGCGCACCGCAAAGTTTATCCCGTACTCGCGGGCAAACTTTATGGATTGCGCGACGTCCTCGGCACCGGCGACGATCGCGACCGCGCTCGGCACCACAGCGGCAAAGCGCGCGTTCCACGGCTGACTCGCGATGGCATAAGCGGCGTCCGACGGCGCGATGACTCGTCCTTTGATCGCCGACCGCAGCTGGTCGAGGCGCGACGTCCTCGGCGAAGAACCGCCGGCGACCGAACATCCCCCTAACGAAGCGTTCGCGCAAGCCAACGCAACGGCCGAAGCTCCCGTCTCGAGAAACCGACGCCTGCTCTGCATAGGCTTCACTGTACTGCGTCGCGAGTTCGATATCCCTTACAACGAGGGGTCCGGACAACGATCAATGTAAATGGTTTTATGACTAAAAAGCATTTGATTCCGCTGTTGGTCGGTATCTGTTTTTGCTTTTCGCCGGCAGCCTCTCTCGCTGATACCCCCGGACACATCACGGGCGTGGGCGGCATTTTCGTGAAAAGCAAAGACCCCAAAGCCTTGGCCGCATGGTATCGAGACGTGCTGGGTATTCAGATCGAGAGCTGGGGAGGGGCGGCGCTCCGATACGATGCCCCGGAGCATCCGCCCGTTCTCGTGTGGAACGCTTTCCCGCAAACGACGAAGTACATGACGCCATCGACGCGTGAGTTTATGTTAGACTTCGCCGTCGACGACCTTGACGCATACCTTGCGAAGCTCAAGGCAAAGGGTGTAGTAGTTCTCAAGCGCGACGACTCGGACCCGGACGGCAAATACGCCTGGATCCTCGATCCGGACGGCACGAAAATCGAACTTTGGCAACCGAAGCCCAAATAACGTTAGATGTGAACGCCCATGAGTTTGCTCAGACCTGACGAGCTACTTGACTTTGCGGCGCGCGCTCGATCCACAGCAGCGCGATTGCCAGTTCGTGGGAGAGCCGCGTGAGCGTCTCGAGTTCGTCGGGGTCGAACCGTTCGCCGGAGTCTCGGTATTGAGCAAACACCGCACCGGTGACCGTTCCGAAGACGACCAGCGGAAAGACCGCAGCAAGCCGCGGCAGGGCGGTTGCAAAGTCGTCGGTGTGCACGGGAACGTGCTTCGAGCGCAGGCGCATGAACACCGGATCGTCCGCATTCACTGGGAACGCTTCACCGTGTCCCGCTTGTGCCGCCGGCGTATACGTCGTCTCCGTTTCGATATAGATACAGACGAACGGCGCGTGCATAAGCCGGTGAATTTCGTGCGCGACGCGCCCCGAGAGCGCGCGGACGTCGCGCGCGTGTGGGAAATCATCAACGAGTGCGCCAAGTTCGGCAGCGGCACGCAGCTTGTCGCGATAGAGAACCTGCTCGACGAGCCGCTCGACCGACGCTTCGATCCACTTAATCGAAAAGCCCAAGAGCAGCGGAACCAATAGCTCTAAAACCGTGCTCTGTACCCGGCCGAGCGCGGCACGCTCCACGATCTGCTCGGCCACAATAAATACGCCGACGATGACGGAGAGAACGAGCGTGTACGTCACCGCGCGGCTGAAGACGAAATCGACCGCGACGAGCCCGCGAGCCAGCACGGCGTACGGGAGTACGATCGCTAGCGCCAGATACGTAATATTCAGTGCGCCGCCCGCGAGAAGCGGCTGGCCGGTAATACCGGAGATCCAGTTTGCGGTCGGGCCGATCTGAGAGAACAGCATCGCGGCGAAAATCCAACGAACGGCTTCGGCGGTGCGCCCACGCGCGTAGAACGCCGCAACGGCAAAGACGAGCACGCCGGAATAGCCGAGCAGCATCTGCGTAATCCAATACTGCGGCGTTGTGAAGTACGTCGAGCCGAAAATGGCGCCGAGCCGGTCTCCGAAAGAGCACACGGTAAAGGCGATAAGGGCGGCGGCGCACAGCGCAGCAAGCCCGCCGCGCAGCAAGCGCGGCGTCAGTTTAGGCAGCAATTCGAATGCGAAAAGAATACGTGCCCCGAAGACACCGAAGGCAACGACCGTGACCTCGAAGACGTTCATAAGGACGGGCACCCAAGGTGGCCCCCAGTAGCGGACGGCAAATCCCTCGTAGACGGAAAGCGAGCAGACGAAGAGGCCGGCATAGAGGGAATCTTTTGCGGTACCACGCGCGATCAAGAACACACCGGCAGCGGCGAGCAATATCCGCATGACCATGTCGAGCAGGTCGAGCAGGATCGGCGCGCGGCGTTCGAATCGTTCGTGCGCGTATATCACGGCGCCGTTGCGGAGCAGCGGAACGTCAATGGCTCCCATCGCGGGACCGCTGGCGTGAATTAGTGATGCGACCATATAGCGCGACGTGACATCCACGAGCCGCAGATCCGCAACGTCACCCGGACGAATGCCCGCTGCGGCACCGGCGGACGTAACGGTCGTATAGACCGAGCGCGACGGATCGAGCCGCTGTAACGTTCCGAGGTTCGGCAGTTGACCAAAGTCCAGATAGCCCGCGCCGATATCGGCAATGCACAGAAACGTGATGAGCCCAACGAGTAAGGCCCCGAGGGTTCGGTTCATGTCCTGCGTTTCGACGCGGCGACGTATGCGCCTATGCGGGGTTCAGCTCGGCGAGACGTGCGCGCAGAATTGCGTTCTCGCGTTCGCGTTCTATAGCGTGAAGGTGCTCGTATGCAGTGGCCGCCGCATGCGCCAAACCGGTGAGGAGCCCTTCCTCTTCGTCATCGATTGCTTCGCCGTCACGATGACCGCCGTAGAGCACGACGGCGATGACGCGACGTCCGACGACGACAGGCAAAGCGTAGACCGGCTTGCCTTCGCCGTTCGGTACGATAGCCTTCGACTGGGGCGCTTCGCCGAGCATGACGCCGCGATTCGCCGAGCGCGCGAAAAGCACGATCGGATCGTCGGCATCGAGCGACTGCGTTTCGTCGCCCCAGCCGGTAGCCGCCGTGCGTACGTAGTGACCGTCGTCGGCGCGGAAGAGCGCGGCTGACGAGAATCCCATGGCCGATGCGGTCTCCTCGGTGAGCAGCGACTCGATGGTTGCAATCTTCTCCGTAAAAGGAAGCGCGTGAACGATATGATGCATCCGCTGGAACGCACGATGACGGGACGCGAAGAAGACGCGTTCCGCGAATCGGTCGATACGCTTGTGCAGCGATCGAAGCCAGAAACTAAAACCAATGGCGATCCCAATTTCGAATACCGTCGCCAAACGCGCGTCTTCGAGACGGCGCGCAAAGAACCAATCGGCGAAGGCGAGCAGAGCGACCGGTATGGACGTCACCAATGCGTAGATGACGGCCCGTCCGCCAACGATACGAATATCGAGAATCCGGCCTTGCACCAGCGAGTACGCAAACGCGAACGGCGCCGGATTAAAGTTATAGAGATAGATCACCCACGGCGTGGCGTCGCGATTGACTACCTCATCGATAAAAAAGATGACTTGGGCGCCGACGTAGACCGCGATCGCGGCGGCGACCCAGCGCATGCGCGTCACTTCGGGGCCGCGTGCTCCCCAGAACCGGGTGACGTAGGCCGCTAGCCCGACAAAAACGCCGAGTACGACTAGCGTGCTGGACATCACATACAATAAGGAAGTAGCGCCCGTCCAGAACGCGGACTGATAAAAGTGCAGATAGTATATCGTGCCCCACAACGACACCGCTGGAACGATCGCACGGTCTACGATACGCCATTGCTCGAGCGGCCGGCCGGTCGGAAACCGCAAGCACAGATAGAGGAAACCGAGGTTGCCGAGCCAGACCGAAAAGCTCGCTTCCAGTGCAGACCACGGCGTCAGAATCGGCGGCGAAATGCGCAGCCACGCCGTATTATCGAGCGTCGCGTAAAAGTAGCAGAATCCGAAGAACGCGAGCGTCAACACGTCGGCGCGTGCGAACACTCCGGCGCACGCCAGTCCCATGAGCACCACTGCCCACAGAAGCGAGAGCAGGTCGTACGCGATCTTACCTGCATCCAGCGAAGAGACGCGGGCGACGACCATCGCCGCGATCGGCTGGCCGCCGCGAAGTACCGGTAACGCCACCGCCTTTTGAACCGGAAACCAGCCGTCCCATAACCAGAGGTGCATCAGCGATCCGGTACGGGCGAAATCGACGCGGTCACCTTTTTGCAGACCGGCCGCCGCGGCTGCCGAACCGGGCGTCACCGACTCGACGAGGCCGCTCGCAGCGTTGATCGATACCCCGACCGCAGCGGGCGACGCGTACGCACCAAAATCGCAGGCGACGCGGATGACCGAATGCGACAGCCCCAGCAATGCGACGGCGATGGCAAGCCAACGAACGAATACGGCGTTCTTCACAACTTTTACGGTGCATTATCGAAAACTGGCGACAACGCCTCCGCAGACCAGCGCCCAGCCGTCGACCATGACGAAGAGCAGGAGCTTCACCGGGAGCGAAATCACCGGCGGCGATAACATCATCATGCCAAGTCCCATGAGCATCGCGGCCACTGCCAAATCGATGGCGACGAACGGCAGATACAGCGCGAATCCAATCGCGAACGCGCTGCGCAGCTCGCCGACGACGAACGCCGGCAACAACGTGGTCAACGGAGCTCGGTCAGGCGGCTCCGGCGCTCGGCGCGCTATTCGGTCGAAAAGTTTCACGTCCGCAGCGTGGGCCTGTCGAAGCATGAACGCACGAACCGGCTCTACGGCTGCACTGACGGCTCGCGCCGGCGAAAGCGCGCCGCGTTGATACGGCGCGAGCGCTTCGCGATCGATACGCTGCAAGGTCGGCGTCATGACGACGAGGGTCAACGCAAAAGCCAGCCCGGTGAGAATAGCGTTGGGCGGCAGCGCCGACGCACCGATCGCCGAGCGCACCAGCGATAGTACGACGACGATGCGCACGAACGACGTGCACATGATCAGCAAAAACGGAATGACCGACAGGAGCGTCAGTCCCGCAAGCACGTCGAGCGGCACCGTCGCGTGCGACTTGAGCCCCAGCGACAGCAGCGCGTCCACGTAAAGAAGCGTAACGCTGCGGCGTTACGCTTCGATGATCGACTTAAGAACGAACGATTACTACGTCGGGCGCTGAATTAACTCGGTGACGCGAACGCCGAAGTTGTCGTCGACGGCAACCACTTCGCCGCGGGCGATGAGCTTATTGTTGACCAGCAGATCGACGGGGCCGCCGGCCAGACGATCGAGCTCGATGATCGAGCCGGTTCCGAGCTTGAGGACTTCCGCGACGGACATCTTGCAGGTGCCCAGCTCCGCGGTAACTTGCAGCGGGACGTGCATGAGCACCTCGATGTTCGCCCCGTCGCGAACCTTCTTCGGGTCGATGGTCGTCATGCTATAGATCCCTCAATTTCGAAAGCGTATCGGCCGTCGCGTACGCCGCAGGTTCCGGTGGCCAGCGTTCGCCCGCCAATTCGCAGGCTCCCGCGAAGGGTGCTTGGTCGAGTTATCGGCACGACGTCGCCCGGAGCCAATGCCGCAAGCCTCTGGGCCGTGACCTCTTCGAGCTCCAAAGTGACGCTCGCTTCCAAAGGAAGATCGGCAAGGTCGTGCGGGGTAAGCGCCGGGACCGCGTCCGGCACGAGGTCGCGGGAGACGGCAATACCGACGCGGGCAGCGACCGGTTGATCGATCGCCAACTCGAGGTACGCCGCAAACGACCCGAGTGCGGCCG
Coding sequences:
- the fliN gene encoding flagellar motor switch protein FliN; this translates as MTTIDPKKVRDGANIEVLMHVPLQVTAELGTCKMSVAEVLKLGTGSIIELDRLAGGPVDLLVNNKLIARGEVVAVDDNFGVRVTELIQRPT
- a CDS encoding GAF domain-containing protein, translating into MKNAVFVRWLAIAVALLGLSHSVIRVACDFGAYASPAAVGVSINAASGLVESVTPGSAAAAAGLQKGDRVDFARTGSLMHLWLWDGWFPVQKAVALPVLRGGQPIAAMVVARVSSLDAGKIAYDLLSLLWAVVLMGLACAGVFARADVLTLAFFGFCYFYATLDNTAWLRISPPILTPWSALEASFSVWLGNLGFLYLCLRFPTGRPLEQWRIVDRAIVPAVSLWGTIYYLHFYQSAFWTGATSLLYVMSSTLVVLGVFVGLAAYVTRFWGARGPEVTRMRWVAAAIAVYVGAQVIFFIDEVVNRDATPWVIYLYNFNPAPFAFAYSLVQGRILDIRIVGGRAVIYALVTSIPVALLAFADWFFARRLEDARLATVFEIGIAIGFSFWLRSLHKRIDRFAERVFFASRHRAFQRMHHIVHALPFTEKIATIESLLTEETASAMGFSSAALFRADDGHYVRTAATGWGDETQSLDADDPIVLFARSANRGVMLGEAPQSKAIVPNGEGKPVYALPVVVGRRVIAVVLYGGHRDGEAIDDEEEGLLTGLAHAAATAYEHLHAIERERENAILRARLAELNPA
- a CDS encoding GAF domain-containing protein; translation: MNRTLGALLVGLITFLCIADIGAGYLDFGQLPNLGTLQRLDPSRSVYTTVTSAGAAAGIRPGDVADLRLVDVTSRYMVASLIHASGPAMGAIDVPLLRNGAVIYAHERFERRAPILLDLLDMVMRILLAAAGVFLIARGTAKDSLYAGLFVCSLSVYEGFAVRYWGPPWVPVLMNVFEVTVVAFGVFGARILFAFELLPKLTPRLLRGGLAALCAAALIAFTVCSFGDRLGAIFGSTYFTTPQYWITQMLLGYSGVLVFAVAAFYARGRTAEAVRWIFAAMLFSQIGPTANWISGITGQPLLAGGALNITYLALAIVLPYAVLARGLVAVDFVFSRAVTYTLVLSVIVGVFIVAEQIVERAALGRVQSTVLELLVPLLLGFSIKWIEASVERLVEQVLYRDKLRAAAELGALVDDFPHARDVRALSGRVAHEIHRLMHAPFVCIYIETETTYTPAAQAGHGEAFPVNADDPVFMRLRSKHVPVHTDDFATALPRLAAVFPLVVFGTVTGAVFAQYRDSGERFDPDELETLTRLSHELAIALLWIERAPQSQVARQV
- the fliP gene encoding flagellar type III secretion system pore protein FliP (The bacterial flagellar biogenesis protein FliP forms a type III secretion system (T3SS)-type pore required for flagellar assembly.), producing the protein MDALLSLGLKSHATVPLDVLAGLTLLSVIPFLLIMCTSFVRIVVVLSLVRSAIGASALPPNAILTGLAFALTLVVMTPTLQRIDREALAPYQRGALSPARAVSAAVEPVRAFMLRQAHAADVKLFDRIARRAPEPPDRAPLTTLLPAFVVGELRSAFAIGFALYLPFVAIDLAVAAMLMGLGMMMLSPPVISLPVKLLLFVMVDGWALVCGGVVASFR
- a CDS encoding VOC family protein — translated: MIPLLVGICFCFSPAASLADTPGHITGVGGIFVKSKDPKALAAWYRDVLGIQIESWGGAALRYDAPEHPPVLVWNAFPQTTKYMTPSTREFMLDFAVDDLDAYLAKLKAKGVVVLKRDDSDPDGKYAWILDPDGTKIELWQPKPK